From Bacteroidota bacterium, the proteins below share one genomic window:
- a CDS encoding molybdenum cofactor guanylyltransferase produces MNISAAILAGGKGSRMGNIRKEFISFEGTTLLGRMFEVLRPVFAEILLVSNEDQKLYNGFGIDKIVPDTFPGKGPLAGIHAALINTTGYVFIFACDLPKLDIAFILQQIRQLHAGQDALVPRHKNGIEPLHAIYSQSCVEPAAKVLSQNNHPAIREMLDLVNTRYWDIPKNDSFANINSIDDLTKWERRMIPKQ; encoded by the coding sequence ATGAATATCTCGGCAGCAATTCTTGCAGGCGGAAAAGGGTCACGCATGGGCAATATACGCAAGGAGTTTATTTCCTTTGAAGGAACAACTCTTTTGGGTCGTATGTTCGAAGTACTTAGGCCTGTATTTGCAGAAATACTGCTGGTTTCCAACGAGGACCAAAAACTCTATAATGGCTTTGGAATAGACAAGATAGTTCCGGATACCTTCCCCGGAAAGGGGCCGCTTGCCGGAATACATGCGGCATTGATAAACACCACCGGGTATGTTTTTATTTTTGCATGCGACCTTCCGAAGCTGGATATTGCATTCATCCTGCAACAGATTCGGCAATTGCATGCCGGACAGGATGCGCTCGTTCCCCGTCATAAAAATGGCATAGAACCACTCCACGCTATCTATAGTCAATCATGCGTTGAACCGGCAGCAAAAGTGCTGTCGCAAAATAACCACCCCGCAATTCGTGAAATGCTGGATTTGGTAAATACCAGATATTGGGACATTCCTAAAAACGATAGCTTTGCAAATATCAATTCCATCGATGACCTCACAAAATGGGAGCGCAGGATGATACCAAAACAATAA
- a CDS encoding NAD(P)H-dependent oxidoreductase subunit E, with product MRKTDEILLKYPKDKQYLIAILHEIKEAEPDKYISEKALEAVAQYLKINKGVVYGVASYYSMFSLKPSQPNTLNICCSPVCAHAGADELYDAITSDNNLKNNMEVAIGRCECLGLCAEAPAAALNNEPIAGLTTDNVHEKIISVLKSEGV from the coding sequence ATGCGAAAAACCGATGAAATTCTTCTGAAATATCCTAAAGATAAGCAATACCTTATTGCTATTCTTCATGAAATAAAAGAAGCCGAACCCGACAAATACATAAGTGAAAAAGCATTAGAGGCAGTTGCTCAATATTTAAAAATAAACAAAGGCGTTGTTTATGGTGTGGCAAGCTATTACAGTATGTTCTCGCTAAAACCGTCACAGCCGAATACGCTTAATATCTGCTGTTCGCCGGTTTGTGCACATGCAGGTGCCGATGAACTTTATGATGCAATAACTTCTGACAATAATTTAAAAAACAACATGGAGGTCGCTATTGGCAGATGCGAGTGTCTCGGACTTTGCGCTGAAGCGCCTGCAGCAGCATTAAATAATGAACCAATCGCTGGTCTCACGACCGATAACGTACATGAAAAAATTATTTCTGTTTTAAAAAGTGAAGGCGTATGA
- a CDS encoding NADH-ubiquinone oxidoreductase-F iron-sulfur binding region domain-containing protein: MISETKLLTAINGTIDPLSITDYINAGGYTALSKALHMKPEDIIEEIKKSGLRGRGGAGFPTWIKLQAVRNATSVKNKFIVCNADEGEPGTFKDKKLMEQNPHQLIEGIIIAALATNSNRGFIYVRGEYGESINKLKTAINQATQHAFLGQSISGSSFNFNLEVMPGAGSYLCGEEFTLLESLEGKRGNPRIKPPFPAEKGLWQEPTLVNNVETLSNLPHIINNGSAFFASMGTEKSKGTKLVCLSGDIVKPGVYEVEMGCTLNEIIIGLGGGLKNNEAVSAVLLGGAAGTFANASQLDVLLCYDKLLEQNLTLGSGAIIVFGSTVSLEKIIASILRFFKHESCGKCVPCRIGTYHLSREWENSFGQTKEEKKRLLEVLTTKAKHIAATSLCPLGQSPVLPLASALRNVADLLV; the protein is encoded by the coding sequence ATGATCAGTGAGACAAAGTTACTCACGGCAATCAACGGAACGATTGATCCGCTCAGCATCACAGACTACATCAACGCAGGTGGCTATACGGCACTTTCAAAGGCTTTGCACATGAAGCCCGAAGATATTATTGAAGAAATTAAAAAATCGGGATTGCGTGGCCGCGGAGGAGCAGGTTTTCCTACATGGATTAAGCTACAAGCCGTTCGAAATGCGACATCAGTAAAAAATAAATTCATTGTTTGCAACGCAGACGAAGGCGAACCCGGTACTTTCAAGGATAAAAAATTGATGGAGCAAAATCCTCATCAACTTATTGAAGGCATCATAATAGCGGCACTTGCCACAAATTCAAACAGAGGATTCATCTATGTGAGAGGCGAATACGGCGAATCTATCAACAAACTAAAAACAGCCATTAATCAGGCAACGCAACACGCTTTTCTCGGTCAAAGTATATCAGGAAGTTCATTCAATTTCAATCTGGAAGTGATGCCGGGGGCGGGTTCATACCTGTGCGGCGAAGAATTTACGTTGCTTGAATCACTTGAAGGAAAACGCGGAAACCCAAGAATTAAACCGCCCTTCCCTGCCGAAAAAGGTCTTTGGCAGGAACCCACGCTGGTAAATAATGTTGAAACACTTTCTAACCTTCCGCATATTATAAATAATGGTTCAGCATTTTTCGCTTCTATGGGAACTGAAAAATCGAAAGGAACAAAATTGGTTTGCCTTAGCGGAGATATCGTAAAACCGGGCGTTTATGAAGTTGAAATGGGCTGCACCTTAAACGAAATCATAATAGGACTCGGTGGTGGATTGAAAAATAATGAAGCGGTAAGTGCAGTATTGCTGGGCGGTGCTGCAGGAACATTTGCAAACGCTTCCCAGCTCGATGTTTTGTTGTGCTATGACAAACTGCTGGAGCAAAATCTAACCTTAGGGTCAGGAGCAATTATTGTTTTCGGTTCAACTGTTTCATTAGAAAAAATAATAGCGTCCATACTTCGGTTTTTCAAACATGAATCGTGCGGAAAGTGTGTCCCGTGCCGAATTGGCACGTACCATCTTTCGCGAGAATGGGAAAATTCTTTCGGTCAAACCAAAGAAGAAAAAAAACGGCTGCTAGAAGTTCTCACAACCAAAGCAAAACACATTGCTGCAACTTCTCTATGCCCATTGGGACAGTCGCCGGTACTGCCGCTTGCATCAGCACTCCGGAATGTTGCAGACCTACTTGTTTAA
- the fdhF gene encoding formate dehydrogenase subunit alpha encodes MKTVKFTIDGKIIEAEEGQNLLTVARKNGFDIPGLCYHPRLSPTAACRLCCVKVENTRGLVMSCTHAVKEGMNITAFDAELEESRRNNLDMLLSEHNEETDHSFYDELRPLTERYGLSDIKNRKYVSVYETIDFPIDATSPALMYDAGKCIKCFRCIKACDEIQGKEVLSMADRGIHSYVVAGFNNWGASECDGCGECIQLCPTGAIVEKPHRGEFNINKIDKKVRTTCPYCGVGCQLELWISDGKIVRATGVEGVMPNDGRLCVKGRFGYEYIHSGERLTTPLIRRNGTFEKASWDEALALIAERLNTIKNNYGNDALAGYASAKATNEDNYIFQKFIRIAFGTNNVDYCTRLCHASTVTAMIKSIGDGAGSNSIQDFESADCLFVTGNNIIETHPVTATYIKRGVKNGQRIIIVDPKKTPLVKYAELWLQPKLGTDVALLNGIIREIIVLGRIDKTFIENRVDGGMEAFDLLKELTEKYTGAYTEEITGVSADKIKLAAEIYSSAKNPIIATGMGMSQQVTGTHNVFSLINMILITGNIGRVGAGINPPRGQNNVQGATDVGCTPAFYPGYIPMLNEENRKRVAALWNISPEMLSSKPGLTTVEIVQAAHSGDLKGLYIMGENPMVSDPNLNHTKEGFEKLDFIVVQDIFFTETAALADVVLPAAAFAEKSGTFVSSDRRVLRVRKAVDAPGEARQDWKIISEVASRMGISIGSYKNESEIFDEIGKAAPIFGGISYERLEHEELQWPCPDKEHPGTPTLYLDGFNTESGKAKLFPVDYHEQNERTSERFPFMLNTGRILYQYHTSTMSRKAEVLRAFANESYVLMNSSDALKRGFTDGELLAIYNGRGEINVKLKVSNDVLEGELFMPFHFPEAPVNALTRDELDAFSKIAPFKLSAVGVKKAV; translated from the coding sequence ATGAAAACGGTAAAATTTACTATAGACGGAAAAATAATTGAAGCCGAAGAAGGGCAAAACCTTTTAACCGTTGCCCGTAAAAACGGTTTTGATATTCCGGGTTTGTGCTATCATCCGAGACTCAGCCCAACAGCCGCCTGCAGGCTTTGCTGTGTGAAAGTTGAGAATACCCGCGGTCTTGTAATGTCCTGCACACATGCAGTTAAAGAAGGCATGAATATTACCGCTTTTGATGCTGAACTCGAAGAATCGCGCCGCAACAACCTTGACATGCTTTTGTCAGAACATAATGAAGAAACAGACCACTCATTCTACGATGAGTTGCGCCCTCTAACAGAGCGATACGGTCTGTCGGATATAAAAAACAGGAAGTATGTATCCGTTTATGAAACCATCGATTTTCCGATAGATGCAACAAGTCCTGCACTCATGTATGATGCCGGTAAATGCATCAAATGCTTCAGATGCATCAAGGCATGTGATGAAATTCAGGGTAAGGAAGTACTTTCGATGGCTGACCGCGGCATTCATTCTTATGTAGTTGCCGGATTCAACAACTGGGGGGCATCAGAATGTGACGGCTGTGGTGAGTGTATCCAACTTTGCCCAACCGGCGCCATCGTAGAAAAGCCACATCGCGGCGAATTCAACATCAACAAAATCGATAAAAAAGTAAGAACAACCTGCCCTTACTGCGGTGTTGGGTGCCAACTTGAATTGTGGATCAGCGATGGTAAAATTGTACGTGCCACCGGAGTAGAAGGCGTAATGCCCAATGATGGCAGGCTTTGCGTAAAAGGCAGATTCGGATATGAATATATTCACAGTGGAGAACGACTCACTACTCCACTAATCCGCAGGAACGGGACATTTGAAAAAGCAAGCTGGGATGAAGCTCTTGCACTCATCGCAGAAAGGCTGAATACTATTAAGAATAATTATGGTAATGATGCATTGGCAGGATATGCATCGGCAAAAGCCACCAATGAAGACAATTATATCTTTCAAAAATTCATTCGAATTGCTTTTGGAACAAACAACGTAGATTATTGCACGCGGCTTTGCCACGCCTCTACCGTAACGGCGATGATAAAATCAATTGGCGATGGTGCTGGCAGCAACAGTATTCAGGATTTTGAAAGCGCCGATTGCCTTTTTGTAACAGGCAACAATATCATTGAAACCCATCCTGTAACTGCAACTTACATCAAACGCGGTGTAAAAAATGGTCAACGCATTATTATTGTTGACCCGAAAAAAACGCCGCTTGTCAAATACGCTGAACTGTGGTTGCAGCCGAAACTCGGCACAGACGTGGCATTGCTGAACGGAATCATTCGGGAGATTATAGTGCTCGGGCGCATCGATAAAACATTTATTGAGAACCGAGTTGACGGCGGTATGGAAGCATTCGACCTTCTTAAAGAATTGACAGAAAAATATACAGGCGCGTACACCGAAGAAATAACAGGCGTTTCAGCAGACAAAATAAAACTTGCAGCCGAAATTTATTCCTCAGCAAAAAATCCCATCATAGCCACAGGCATGGGAATGAGCCAGCAGGTAACGGGAACGCACAATGTTTTCAGTTTGATAAACATGATTCTTATCACCGGAAACATTGGCAGGGTTGGTGCAGGAATTAATCCACCCCGGGGACAAAACAACGTACAAGGCGCCACGGACGTGGGTTGCACACCAGCTTTTTATCCCGGTTATATCCCTATGCTGAATGAAGAAAACAGGAAACGTGTTGCTGCGCTGTGGAATATTTCGCCTGAAATGTTAAGTTCAAAGCCGGGTCTTACAACTGTTGAAATTGTGCAGGCGGCTCATAGTGGCGATTTGAAAGGACTATATATCATGGGAGAAAATCCGATGGTTTCTGATCCAAACCTCAACCACACAAAAGAAGGTTTTGAAAAACTTGATTTTATCGTCGTACAGGATATTTTCTTTACCGAAACCGCTGCACTTGCCGACGTCGTTTTACCTGCCGCGGCATTTGCCGAAAAGAGCGGAACCTTTGTAAGCAGCGACAGGCGGGTGTTGCGTGTGCGAAAGGCCGTTGATGCGCCTGGAGAAGCACGTCAGGACTGGAAAATAATTTCAGAGGTTGCGAGCCGCATGGGAATTAGTATCGGCAGTTATAAAAATGAATCGGAAATTTTTGATGAAATTGGTAAAGCGGCACCGATATTCGGCGGCATCAGTTATGAACGGCTGGAACATGAAGAACTGCAATGGCCTTGTCCCGATAAGGAACATCCGGGAACACCCACACTGTATCTTGATGGGTTTAACACCGAAAGCGGAAAAGCCAAATTATTCCCTGTAGACTATCATGAGCAAAACGAGCGCACATCCGAACGCTTTCCGTTTATGCTGAATACAGGTCGTATATTGTATCAATATCACACTTCAACGATGTCGCGAAAAGCGGAGGTGTTGAGGGCATTTGCGAATGAATCATATGTGTTAATGAATTCATCAGATGCGCTGAAGCGAGGATTTACAGATGGTGAATTGCTCGCAATTTATAACGGGCGGGGAGAAATTAATGTTAAGCTGAAGGTAAGTAATGATGTGCTTGAAGGCGAATTATTTATGCCCTTCCATTTTCCCGAAGCACCGGTAAATGCTTTAACGCGAGATGAACTTGATGCCTTCTCTAAAATTGCACCGTTTAAATTATCGGCAGTAGGTGTAAAAAAGGCAGTATAA
- the amrS gene encoding AmmeMemoRadiSam system radical SAM enzyme, translating to MKKSTISKREFIRRCAIGAGVAALGISDFDVFGTILNKQNQIMNKPIDIWKWHKQAAYFSKTDKGIMCGLCPNACIIPEKGTGICKTRVIFDDALYAINYGNPCSINTDPVEKKPLYHFLPQTTVFSLATAGCNFNCLNCQNWQISQVSPFETENYDLMPGDVVAYALKNKCTSIGYTYSEPVVFYEYVFDTAKLAHEKGLKNIFISNGYINETPLRAICKHLDAANINLKSFSDETYRKLNGGSLNTIKRNLNVFKEEGVWLEITNLVIPTWTDDMDMIKKMCDWLYNSGLGKFPLHFNRFMPAYKLTQLPVTPVETLEKARDIAINAGIEFVYIGNVPGTKSDDTYCPKCKKVLIERNGYTNISNNMKNGKCGFCNEPINGVWS from the coding sequence ATGAAAAAATCAACGATTTCGAAACGGGAATTTATTCGGCGATGCGCAATTGGAGCAGGTGTTGCCGCATTGGGAATTTCCGATTTTGATGTTTTCGGCACCATTCTTAATAAGCAGAATCAAATTATGAACAAACCCATTGATATCTGGAAATGGCATAAACAGGCTGCATATTTTAGTAAAACGGATAAAGGCATCATGTGCGGCCTGTGCCCCAATGCCTGTATAATACCTGAAAAAGGAACCGGCATTTGCAAAACACGTGTTATTTTCGATGATGCCTTGTATGCGATTAACTACGGAAATCCCTGTTCTATCAATACCGATCCGGTAGAAAAAAAACCACTGTATCATTTTCTGCCACAAACGACTGTGTTTTCACTGGCCACAGCCGGTTGTAATTTCAATTGCCTTAACTGCCAGAACTGGCAAATATCACAGGTTTCACCATTTGAAACAGAAAATTACGATTTGATGCCCGGTGATGTTGTGGCGTACGCACTTAAAAATAAATGTACCAGTATCGGATATACTTATTCTGAACCGGTTGTCTTCTACGAGTATGTTTTTGATACCGCAAAACTGGCACATGAAAAAGGGCTGAAAAATATTTTCATCTCAAATGGTTATATCAATGAAACTCCGCTTCGCGCCATCTGTAAGCACCTCGATGCTGCCAACATCAACCTGAAAAGTTTTAGTGATGAAACCTACCGGAAATTGAACGGCGGATCATTGAATACAATTAAACGGAATCTAAATGTTTTTAAGGAAGAAGGTGTCTGGCTGGAAATTACCAACCTCGTTATCCCTACGTGGACGGACGATATGGATATGATAAAAAAAATGTGTGACTGGCTTTACAATTCAGGTTTAGGGAAGTTCCCACTGCATTTCAACCGTTTTATGCCTGCCTACAAGCTCACACAATTGCCCGTTACACCCGTTGAAACGCTTGAAAAAGCACGCGATATCGCTATAAACGCAGGAATCGAATTTGTTTACATTGGAAATGTGCCCGGCACAAAGTCAGACGATACGTATTGCCCAAAATGTAAAAAAGTTCTCATTGAGCGAAATGGATATACCAACATTTCAAACAATATGAAAAATGGGAAGTGTGGTTTTTGTAATGAACCCATCAATGGTGTCTGGAGTTAA